The Devosia sp. MC521 genome has a segment encoding these proteins:
- a CDS encoding iron chelate uptake ABC transporter family permease subunit, giving the protein MASLSMTSQKLAQGEAKRPGVVDSNRSRFLGLIVCFCVLIFAVTLSLGIGARYIPVATVVDALFAYNDSDDHAIIAGLRAPKTIMGVLVGTALGLSGALIQALTRNPLADPGILGINAGAAFFVVIGIGFFGVSGIGGYVWFALAGAISATVIVYVIGSAGRGGATPLRLTLSGVALGAVLGGVTSGISLLDPSTFDRMRQWSAGSLVTTGYEALSTVWPFFLVGFGLALFVARPLNAVALGNDLAAALGANLWRTRTLVVIATTLLAGASTAAVGPIGFVGLMVPHVARWYVGPDQRWIFSYTAVLAPILLLVSDIVGRVVLAPGELQVGIVLAFMGAPVVIFLARRGKVSGL; this is encoded by the coding sequence ATGGCGTCGCTATCGATGACAAGCCAAAAATTGGCGCAAGGGGAAGCGAAACGCCCCGGTGTTGTCGATAGCAATCGCTCGCGTTTTTTGGGGTTAATTGTCTGTTTCTGCGTGCTTATTTTCGCGGTGACACTCAGTCTTGGTATTGGCGCGCGCTATATCCCTGTTGCCACTGTTGTAGATGCCCTCTTCGCCTACAACGATAGCGACGATCACGCCATTATCGCCGGGCTGCGCGCACCGAAGACAATTATGGGCGTGCTGGTGGGGACAGCGCTTGGCCTGTCTGGTGCATTGATCCAAGCGTTGACGCGTAACCCACTGGCCGATCCTGGTATTTTGGGCATCAACGCAGGAGCGGCATTCTTCGTCGTTATCGGCATCGGCTTCTTCGGGGTCAGCGGCATTGGCGGCTATGTCTGGTTCGCACTGGCAGGGGCCATTAGCGCGACAGTGATCGTTTATGTCATCGGCTCGGCTGGTCGGGGCGGGGCAACGCCCTTGCGATTGACCTTATCAGGCGTGGCCTTGGGCGCCGTGCTGGGGGGCGTCACGTCGGGGATATCGCTGCTCGATCCAAGCACCTTTGACCGCATGCGCCAGTGGAGCGCGGGCTCCCTCGTGACGACGGGTTACGAAGCATTATCAACAGTTTGGCCGTTCTTTCTGGTGGGCTTTGGGCTTGCGCTGTTTGTGGCGCGCCCGCTCAATGCTGTGGCATTGGGCAATGATTTGGCGGCCGCTTTAGGCGCGAATTTGTGGCGCACGAGAACCTTGGTGGTTATCGCAACGACGCTTCTTGCCGGCGCTTCAACGGCCGCGGTTGGACCCATCGGCTTTGTGGGATTGATGGTTCCGCATGTGGCACGCTGGTACGTAGGTCCTGACCAGCGTTGGATTTTTTCGTACACGGCGGTATTGGCGCCGATCCTGCTTTTGGTATCCGATATTGTCGGGCGCGTGGTGTTGGCGCCGGGTGAGCTCCAAGTTGGCATAGTGCTGGCATTTATGGGCGCCCCAGTGGTCATTTTCTTGGCCCGAAGGGGCAAGGTGAGCGGATTATGA